A section of the Streptomyces sp. NBC_01591 genome encodes:
- a CDS encoding DUF2752 domain-containing protein, with the protein MDASPTPAAAVPAPASGPGPGRPSPPVFPPAPVPPVPASRVRRLATPVGVMAVVVGTFGYVGAVDPNQPGHYPLCPLLRFTGLYCPGCGGLRSAHAVAHGDIAAALGSNALAVVGYAVFAVLWTVWTVRAARGRPMSIAAKPAVWWGIGAVLLIFSVVRNLPIGSVLAP; encoded by the coding sequence GTGGACGCATCGCCTACCCCCGCCGCCGCAGTGCCGGCCCCGGCCTCCGGGCCCGGTCCCGGCCGCCCGTCCCCGCCGGTCTTCCCCCCGGCCCCCGTACCCCCCGTACCCGCCTCGCGCGTCCGGCGGCTGGCCACACCGGTGGGCGTCATGGCCGTCGTCGTCGGGACGTTCGGCTACGTCGGTGCCGTCGACCCCAACCAGCCCGGCCACTACCCGCTCTGCCCGCTGCTCCGGTTCACCGGGCTCTACTGCCCGGGCTGCGGCGGACTGCGCAGCGCCCACGCCGTCGCGCACGGCGACATCGCCGCCGCCCTCGGTTCCAACGCGCTCGCCGTCGTCGGCTACGCGGTCTTCGCCGTCCTCTGGACGGTCTGGACGGTCCGCGCCGCCCGGGGCAGGCCCATGAGCATCGCGGCGAAACCCGCCGTCTGGTGGGGGATCGGGGCCGTGCTGCTGATCTTCTCGGTGGTTCGGAATCTACCGATCGGTTCGGTTCTGGCGCCTTGA
- a CDS encoding HGxxPAAW family protein: MAGSSHGHTPAAWTGVIISFIGFCVAGVFMVAANVVGFWAGIAIVLLGGVVGLGMKAAGLGMPKESAEMAAARARAAEAQVS, from the coding sequence ATGGCGGGCAGCAGCCACGGACACACCCCGGCCGCCTGGACCGGTGTCATCATCTCCTTCATCGGCTTCTGCGTCGCAGGCGTCTTCATGGTCGCGGCCAACGTCGTCGGCTTCTGGGCCGGAATCGCCATTGTCCTCCTCGGCGGCGTCGTCGGCCTCGGGATGAAGGCCGCGGGCCTCGGCATGCCGAAGGAGTCGGCGGAGATGGCTGCGGCCCGGGCCCGCGCCGCAGAGGCCCAGGTCTCCTGA